A stretch of Endozoicomonas sp. SCSIO W0465 DNA encodes these proteins:
- a CDS encoding glycosyltransferase family 2 protein: MGQYSGLSPSSESSARTSTRQSGIALSVIIPFYNEEAVLSEFHRRLVPVLETLNETLDIVSEILYIDDGSCDRSFDIIQSFSPTVCDVLCIRLSRNFGKEAAMSAGLEHSSGAAVVLLDADLQDPPELIPSMLDTWRRGFDVVNMQRRKRQGERWLKRFSAAVYYRLLNAMAHSDIPENVGDFRLLDRQVVDHINQMPEKNRYMKGIFSWPGYRQTNVLFDRDPRFCGETKWNFFKLLGLAADGITSFSIRPLRLATVLGTLIALSAFFYGSAVIVKTLLFGEVVTGYPSLMVVQLGLGGIQLLSVGLLGEYIGRIFIETKGRPLYLTQDVTKKTAVVKRSALRSVARHVA, from the coding sequence ATGGGTCAGTATTCCGGGCTGAGTCCTTCTTCAGAAAGTTCTGCCAGAACCAGTACCAGACAAAGCGGCATTGCGCTTTCTGTTATCATTCCCTTTTATAACGAAGAGGCGGTGCTTTCAGAATTTCATCGTCGTTTGGTACCTGTTCTTGAAACGCTGAATGAAACGCTGGATATAGTGTCGGAAATTCTCTATATCGATGATGGCAGCTGTGACCGCAGCTTCGATATTATCCAGTCATTTTCTCCTACCGTCTGTGATGTGTTGTGTATTCGCCTGAGTCGTAATTTTGGTAAAGAAGCGGCGATGTCGGCAGGTCTGGAGCATTCGAGCGGTGCGGCTGTCGTGCTTCTTGATGCGGATCTTCAGGACCCGCCGGAACTGATTCCATCCATGCTGGATACCTGGCGCCGGGGCTTTGATGTGGTCAATATGCAACGGCGAAAACGGCAGGGGGAAAGGTGGCTCAAACGATTTTCTGCAGCGGTTTATTACCGATTGCTGAACGCGATGGCCCACTCGGATATACCGGAAAATGTTGGTGATTTCCGTCTGCTGGATCGACAGGTAGTGGACCATATCAATCAGATGCCGGAAAAAAACCGCTATATGAAAGGGATTTTTTCCTGGCCTGGCTATCGTCAGACCAACGTTCTCTTCGATCGTGATCCCCGTTTCTGTGGTGAAACCAAATGGAACTTTTTCAAGCTACTGGGACTGGCTGCTGATGGCATTACTTCTTTTTCCATCAGGCCGCTGCGGCTGGCCACGGTGCTGGGTACTCTGATTGCTCTGAGTGCCTTTTTTTATGGTTCTGCTGTTATTGTCAAAACCCTGCTTTTCGGCGAGGTAGTGACGGGGTATCCCTCCCTGATGGTGGTACAGCTTGGGCTTGGCGGTATTCAGCTGCTCAGTGTCGGTCTGTTGGGGGAGTACATTGGCCGTATTTTTATTGAAACCAAAGGGCGGCCACTCTACTTGACGCAGGATGTGACAAAAAAAACGGCAGTTGTGAAAAGATCAGCACTCAGGTCTGTGGCCAGGCATGTGGCATGA
- a CDS encoding DUF4136 domain-containing protein: MSMVRKIPGTVVVLLTVILAGCASRNVDWDYDTERSLTGMTVYRWIEPALDDRVKSQKPGYHVEALMDQRVHNAVNSILATRGFQRVDSDKTDVDFLVNYITSRKTRREERQVTTSFGYGFSPWGLGFSTDSRVQEYEEGSLIIDIIDPETRQVIWRGRSRARIQENLSPEQRTVRINEAVASILEGFPRPEK, from the coding sequence ATGTCTATGGTAAGAAAAATACCCGGCACTGTTGTAGTGCTTTTGACCGTTATTTTGGCAGGGTGTGCATCCCGGAACGTAGATTGGGACTACGATACTGAGCGTTCACTGACAGGAATGACCGTTTACCGCTGGATTGAGCCTGCACTTGATGACAGAGTGAAATCCCAAAAACCGGGATATCACGTTGAAGCCCTGATGGATCAGCGAGTGCACAATGCCGTGAATAGTATACTGGCTACCCGGGGGTTCCAACGTGTTGACTCAGATAAAACGGACGTCGATTTTCTGGTCAATTACATTACCAGCCGGAAAACCCGGAGAGAAGAACGACAAGTGACCACTTCTTTCGGTTATGGCTTCAGTCCTTGGGGGCTTGGTTTCAGTACTGATAGTCGGGTTCAGGAATACGAAGAAGGCTCTCTGATTATTGACATTATTGATCCGGAAACCAGGCAGGTGATCTGGCGTGGGCGCTCCAGGGCCAGAATTCAGGAAAATCTCTCTCCGGAACAGCGAACGGTGCGGATTAACGAGGCGGTGGCCAGTATTCTTGAGGGGTTTCCAAGGCCGGAAAAGTGA
- the arsC gene encoding arsenate reductase (glutaredoxin) (This arsenate reductase requires both glutathione and glutaredoxin to convert arsenate to arsenite, after which the efflux transporter formed by ArsA and ArsB can extrude the arsenite from the cell, providing resistance.), giving the protein MSATIFHNPRCSKSRQTLTILEEQGITPEVVLYLETPPDAGQLKTILGKLGINARDLLRKGEQEFKDNNLSDPSLTEEQLINFMCEFPRLIERPIVVNGEKARIGRPPESVLEIL; this is encoded by the coding sequence ATGAGCGCTACTATCTTTCATAACCCACGCTGTTCAAAATCCCGGCAAACCCTGACCATTCTGGAAGAACAGGGAATCACTCCTGAGGTGGTTTTGTATCTGGAAACCCCACCGGATGCAGGTCAGCTGAAAACCATTCTGGGCAAACTGGGCATCAATGCCCGTGACCTGCTGCGTAAGGGTGAACAGGAGTTCAAGGATAATAACCTCAGCGATCCATCCCTGACGGAAGAGCAACTGATCAACTTTATGTGCGAGTTTCCCAGGTTGATTGAGCGCCCCATTGTGGTCAATGGTGAAAAAGCCAGAATTGGCCGCCCCCCTGAGTCCGTGCTTGAGATTCTCTGA
- a CDS encoding DUF2069 domain-containing protein has product MPQKINQANRIYQVCLALYAGLILSLLAETWWLNPPQGSIVGISALQLLPLLLPLPGLLKRGLRAASWLCFILCFYFISGVLDAWFRPEQPQGWLITGFSVLLFIGSMMFIRWQAQVNRSLAES; this is encoded by the coding sequence ATGCCCCAAAAAATCAACCAGGCTAACCGGATCTACCAAGTCTGCCTGGCACTCTATGCCGGACTGATTCTCTCTCTGCTGGCAGAAACCTGGTGGTTGAATCCTCCACAAGGTTCGATCGTTGGCATCTCCGCCCTGCAGCTACTGCCTTTACTACTGCCGCTTCCCGGCCTTCTGAAGCGTGGTCTGAGAGCTGCATCCTGGCTCTGCTTTATTCTTTGCTTTTATTTTATCAGTGGCGTTCTTGATGCCTGGTTCAGGCCTGAACAACCTCAGGGCTGGCTGATCACCGGATTCAGCGTACTGTTATTCATTGGTTCCATGATGTTCATACGCTGGCAGGCTCAGGTGAACAGATCCTTAGCGGAGAGTTAG
- the hda gene encoding DnaA regulatory inactivator Hda, with amino-acid sequence MSIMSLPVQLPLSVQLRDDATFANFYSGRNETLVNLLDMDRSVPGIESEQFIFLYGPKGVGCSHLLQAACHQVDRRSGRSIYLPMKELVHYSPKLLEGIERLQLVCLDDIGEVAGIDEWEEALFDLFNRLRDSRTRFLVAADNPPRALGIQLQDLVSRLGWGLVFQVHPLDDQDKVSALKLRAHYRGFDLSDDVARFIIHRGSRDMGNLFALLQKLDSASLRAKRKLTIPFVKEVMRW; translated from the coding sequence ATGTCCATTATGAGTTTGCCGGTGCAGCTACCGCTCAGTGTCCAGTTAAGAGACGATGCTACGTTCGCCAACTTCTACAGTGGGCGCAATGAAACGCTGGTCAATCTTCTGGATATGGATAGATCGGTTCCCGGCATCGAATCCGAGCAGTTTATTTTTCTCTATGGACCCAAAGGCGTCGGCTGCAGCCATCTGCTTCAGGCTGCTTGTCATCAGGTGGACCGTCGCAGCGGCAGAAGCATTTATCTGCCGATGAAAGAGCTGGTTCACTACTCTCCGAAGCTTTTGGAAGGCATTGAGCGTCTGCAGCTGGTTTGTCTTGACGATATTGGCGAAGTAGCCGGTATCGATGAGTGGGAAGAGGCGCTGTTTGACCTGTTTAATCGTCTCAGAGACTCCAGAACCCGTTTTCTGGTAGCGGCCGATAATCCTCCCAGAGCGCTGGGTATTCAACTTCAGGATCTGGTGTCCCGCCTTGGCTGGGGATTGGTCTTTCAGGTGCACCCTCTGGATGATCAGGACAAAGTTTCAGCGCTCAAACTCCGGGCTCATTACCGTGGCTTTGACCTGAGTGATGACGTTGCCCGTTTTATTATTCATCGTGGCTCCCGGGATATGGGCAACCTGTTTGCCTTATTGCAGAAACTGGACAGTGCATCCCTGCGTGCCAAACGCAAGCTCACTATTCCCTTTGTTAAGGAAGTCATGAGATGGTGA
- a CDS encoding AI-2E family transporter, which yields MNLTLHQRYMVAAVALAAFLVVHFLGPVLTPFVVSMVLAYLGDPLTDWLESKGLSRTLSVVCVFLLIFGIVITALLVVIPTLVHQIKTVIHLLPVWEAWIETNVIPYIQKYIEIDSSLFDFAEISKRLAGQWQKAGGLLASFGISVSRSSIALIGFVANLLLIPVVTFYLLRDWDKMMANLKMMLPRNVEPVAVTLVNECDEVLGAFLKGQLMVMLALGVIYSLGLTMIGLQFAILIGMLAGLASIIPYMGFVLGFAAALVVALFQFDGYMGMGLVVVVFMVGQALEGWVLTPLLVGDKIGLHPVAVIFALMAGGQLFGFVGMLIALPMAAIIMVLLRHLHRNYKASDLYRAGAEEKE from the coding sequence ATGAATCTTACGCTTCATCAGCGTTATATGGTTGCCGCTGTCGCGCTGGCAGCTTTTCTGGTCGTTCATTTTCTTGGGCCGGTACTGACGCCCTTTGTCGTCAGTATGGTGCTGGCTTATCTTGGTGACCCATTGACTGACTGGCTTGAATCAAAAGGGCTGTCCAGAACCCTGTCGGTAGTCTGCGTCTTTTTGCTGATCTTTGGCATAGTGATTACGGCGTTATTGGTGGTGATTCCAACCCTGGTCCATCAGATCAAAACGGTCATTCATTTGCTGCCGGTGTGGGAAGCCTGGATTGAGACAAATGTAATTCCATACATTCAGAAATATATTGAGATTGATTCCTCCCTATTTGATTTTGCTGAAATCTCCAAACGGCTGGCTGGGCAATGGCAGAAGGCCGGTGGGCTGCTGGCCAGTTTTGGTATTTCTGTGTCCAGGTCCTCCATTGCGTTGATTGGGTTTGTGGCCAATCTGCTGCTTATTCCCGTGGTGACGTTTTATCTGTTGCGTGACTGGGACAAGATGATGGCTAACCTGAAAATGATGTTGCCCCGCAATGTCGAGCCTGTGGCTGTTACTCTGGTAAATGAGTGCGATGAAGTACTGGGCGCCTTTCTCAAGGGCCAACTGATGGTCATGCTGGCACTTGGGGTCATTTACAGTCTGGGACTGACCATGATCGGCCTGCAGTTCGCTATCCTGATTGGCATGCTGGCCGGTCTGGCCAGCATTATCCCTTATATGGGATTTGTTCTGGGGTTTGCTGCGGCGCTGGTTGTGGCACTTTTTCAGTTTGACGGTTATATGGGAATGGGGCTGGTTGTTGTTGTCTTCATGGTGGGGCAGGCATTGGAAGGCTGGGTACTGACGCCACTGCTGGTGGGGGACAAAATTGGCTTGCACCCGGTGGCGGTGATTTTTGCCTTGATGGCCGGAGGTCAGCTGTTTGGCTTTGTCGGCATGCTCATCGCCCTGCCCATGGCCGCCATAATTATGGTACTCTTGCGCCACCTGCATAGAAACTATAAGGCCAGTGACCTTTATCGTGCCGGGGCTGAAGAGAAAGAGTGA
- a CDS encoding ankyrin repeat domain-containing protein → MAYVKSNDHSYPTGWSYLHRQDSVGEADFAAPVARKRIKALSCFNRSLWSLEKTSGSLGLNNTFAEISQPVRRSVSLPDFTSCSCASIVPSGCDKKMMTGIFPLWEAKQQSWETDSNSEQSWKSDVTSEGDIVAGYLLSAIESNDVEAVQSLINEPLLDINMEITGNAFRNRYTPLMLAIENNFLELARIILTVEGVEINKVFGLNALHIAVQKGYVDAADLLLRSGANVDAPDVNGWTSLMKACKIKNEDLIRLLLGYQADVKLVNRLGLSALNILVSDEGTERPDLLALLLEHGAPVDQCDRNYWFPLIVAIKNKFSEYIRILLDEGWEKATCQNEGLVFLLAATRGNESVLRCLYDKMPKKYLSFRDINQCYVLTGVPVSQEKTVLRLLKDRFGGFLSPELSDAFFSLKSQCRRVIQQQMSDCDYNRLPLPECLKNYCARFQLPILLDNEDEFLAFNEPEYSEGLIWTSDSRSRVDSGDGFHETGWE, encoded by the coding sequence GTGGCCTATGTGAAAAGTAATGACCATTCTTACCCGACAGGTTGGAGTTACCTGCATCGTCAAGACAGTGTCGGGGAAGCAGATTTTGCAGCCCCTGTAGCCAGAAAAAGAATCAAGGCATTATCCTGTTTTAACCGGTCGCTTTGGTCTCTGGAAAAGACCTCTGGCAGTCTTGGCTTGAATAATACCTTTGCAGAGATCAGTCAGCCTGTCAGAAGATCGGTATCATTACCCGATTTTACGTCTTGCTCCTGCGCATCCATTGTGCCCTCAGGGTGTGACAAAAAGATGATGACTGGTATTTTTCCGCTGTGGGAAGCAAAACAACAGAGCTGGGAAACTGATTCAAATAGTGAACAGAGCTGGAAGTCTGATGTAACCAGTGAAGGAGATATTGTTGCCGGATATCTCCTGTCCGCTATCGAAAGTAATGATGTTGAAGCGGTCCAATCGTTAATCAACGAGCCCTTGCTGGATATAAATATGGAGATAACCGGCAACGCTTTCCGGAATCGGTACACGCCTTTAATGCTGGCGATTGAAAATAATTTCCTGGAGCTGGCCCGGATTATACTCACGGTTGAAGGGGTTGAGATTAATAAAGTCTTCGGTTTGAATGCCTTGCACATAGCGGTACAAAAAGGCTATGTCGATGCTGCTGATCTGCTGTTGCGTTCAGGGGCAAACGTTGATGCCCCGGATGTGAATGGCTGGACGAGCTTGATGAAGGCTTGCAAGATAAAGAATGAGGATCTCATCCGATTGTTGCTTGGTTATCAGGCCGATGTGAAATTGGTTAATCGGTTAGGTTTGTCAGCCCTCAATATACTGGTCAGTGATGAGGGTACTGAAAGGCCCGATCTCCTGGCGTTGCTGCTTGAACATGGCGCTCCTGTTGATCAATGTGACAGGAATTACTGGTTTCCGCTTATAGTTGCCATCAAGAATAAGTTCTCTGAGTATATTCGAATTTTGCTTGATGAAGGCTGGGAAAAAGCGACCTGTCAAAATGAAGGGCTGGTTTTTTTGCTTGCAGCTACGCGTGGGAATGAATCCGTACTCAGGTGTTTGTACGACAAAATGCCGAAGAAGTATTTATCCTTCAGGGACATCAATCAATGTTATGTACTAACGGGTGTTCCTGTTTCTCAAGAAAAGACGGTATTACGATTGTTAAAAGACAGATTTGGGGGATTTTTATCTCCGGAACTATCTGATGCTTTTTTTTCTCTGAAAAGTCAATGTCGCCGGGTCATTCAACAACAGATGTCGGATTGTGATTATAATCGGCTGCCCCTGCCTGAATGTTTGAAAAACTATTGCGCCAGGTTTCAGTTACCCATACTTCTGGACAACGAGGACGAGTTTCTGGCCTTTAATGAACCTGAATATTCTGAAGGTCTTATCTGGACAAGTGACAGCCGGTCCCGGGTTGATTCGGGTGATGGTTTTCATGAAACTGGCTGGGAATAG
- a CDS encoding DUF2066 domain-containing protein: protein MTFLFAHQVRSAVKVVCLVLGLVVLSTSPDHARAATVKGLYSQEVPVSGQGYQERTEAMSQALANVLVKVAGQREVLANPVVSRALARPETYISKFGFRSASSNQDASLNQQQYFQAVFDEQAINRLLRSAGVAIWSASRPSTLVWLAVEDGGQRSIVNASGNFPAVFAESFRGRGLPLLFPLMDFEDAAAISTVDVWGGFTRKLQDASRRYGSESILTGRLSRSLSLGSPSPGSPSPGSLSPKNELFYGRLSLIFRGGNQSVAVNGLDAVAVTQLAADLVGTTLSRHYAIDASDASGKTLLVVENISSLEDYAALNKYLERMTAIREVSVHRVTGSTVELALVIDGSESQLADALALGRHLRPASPGAQSDAAAATIYYRWSN from the coding sequence TTGACTTTTTTATTTGCTCATCAGGTTCGTTCCGCCGTTAAGGTGGTCTGCCTGGTATTGGGTCTTGTGGTGCTGTCCACATCGCCTGACCATGCCCGTGCTGCCACGGTCAAAGGACTATACAGTCAGGAAGTGCCTGTGTCCGGACAGGGCTACCAGGAGCGGACCGAGGCCATGAGTCAGGCGTTGGCAAATGTGCTGGTGAAAGTGGCCGGGCAGCGTGAGGTACTGGCCAACCCGGTGGTAAGCCGTGCGCTGGCCAGGCCGGAAACTTACATTAGTAAGTTTGGTTTTCGCAGCGCTTCCTCTAATCAGGACGCCTCTCTCAACCAACAGCAGTATTTTCAAGCGGTGTTTGATGAGCAGGCAATAAATCGCCTGCTACGCAGTGCTGGTGTAGCCATATGGAGCGCAAGCAGACCGTCAACGCTGGTATGGCTGGCGGTGGAAGATGGCGGGCAACGCTCAATCGTCAATGCCTCAGGTAACTTTCCGGCGGTGTTTGCTGAGAGCTTCCGGGGGCGGGGCTTGCCTCTGCTCTTTCCATTGATGGACTTTGAAGATGCTGCAGCGATTTCCACCGTCGATGTATGGGGCGGTTTTACTCGCAAATTGCAGGACGCTTCGCGGCGTTATGGTTCTGAATCGATTCTGACCGGACGTTTATCACGCTCTCTATCACTAGGCTCTCCATCACCGGGCTCTCCATCACCGGGCTCTCTATCACCAAAGAATGAACTCTTTTATGGTCGGCTGAGTCTGATATTCAGAGGGGGGAATCAGTCTGTGGCGGTTAATGGCCTTGATGCGGTTGCGGTTACTCAGTTGGCGGCTGATCTGGTGGGGACAACATTGTCCCGTCATTATGCCATTGATGCCTCTGATGCCAGTGGCAAGACTCTGCTGGTGGTTGAGAATATTTCCAGTCTGGAAGATTATGCCGCCCTTAATAAATACCTTGAGCGGATGACGGCCATTCGTGAGGTGTCTGTGCATCGAGTGACCGGTTCAACGGTTGAGTTGGCGCTGGTTATTGATGGTTCTGAAAGCCAGTTAGCCGATGCCCTGGCCCTGGGGCGACACCTCAGACCAGCTTCACCGGGTGCGCAGTCTGACGCTGCAGCTGCAACCATATACTACCGCTGGTCCAACTGA
- the purM gene encoding phosphoribosylformylglycinamidine cyclo-ligase: MNKSDSRTSLSYKDAGVDIDAGNALVERIKQVAKATSRPEVMGGLGGFGALCQLPTGYREPVLVSGTDGVGTKLKLAMDLDMHDHIGIDLVAMCVNDLLVCGAEPLFFLDYYATGKLNVDVAERVVTGIGKGCKQSGCALIGGETAEMPGMYQGDDYDLAGFCVGVVEKSAIIDGSKVSAGDVLIGLKSSGPHSNGYSLIRKVLDVAGSDLNAPLEGRPLAEHLMAPTRIYVKLLLQLQKELPIHAMAHITGGGLPENLPRVIPRGCRALINTQSWEIPAIFRFLQEKGNIDAFELYRTFNCGIGMVLCIPESHREQAIKHLEALGEESVIIGHIESADSDTDPVVLQ; encoded by the coding sequence ATGAACAAATCGGATTCCAGAACCTCCCTGAGTTACAAGGATGCCGGTGTCGATATCGACGCTGGAAACGCTCTGGTTGAGCGGATCAAACAGGTGGCAAAGGCCACTTCCCGCCCTGAGGTGATGGGTGGTCTGGGCGGTTTCGGAGCGCTTTGCCAGCTGCCAACCGGGTACCGGGAACCGGTTCTGGTTTCCGGTACGGACGGCGTTGGTACCAAACTGAAGCTGGCCATGGACCTGGATATGCATGACCATATCGGCATCGATCTGGTGGCCATGTGCGTCAATGACCTGCTGGTTTGTGGTGCCGAACCGCTGTTCTTTCTGGACTATTACGCCACCGGCAAATTAAATGTGGATGTGGCAGAGCGAGTGGTCACCGGTATTGGCAAAGGCTGTAAACAGTCTGGCTGTGCCCTGATCGGGGGTGAAACGGCGGAAATGCCCGGCATGTACCAGGGTGACGATTATGACCTGGCCGGCTTCTGCGTCGGCGTTGTGGAAAAATCTGCAATCATTGATGGCAGCAAAGTCTCTGCTGGTGATGTGTTGATCGGCTTGAAATCCAGCGGGCCACACTCCAATGGTTACTCACTGATCCGCAAGGTACTCGACGTGGCCGGATCAGACCTCAATGCCCCGCTGGAAGGCCGACCACTGGCCGAGCATTTGATGGCGCCAACACGTATTTACGTCAAATTATTGCTGCAGCTGCAAAAAGAGCTGCCTATCCATGCCATGGCTCATATCACCGGGGGCGGCCTGCCTGAAAATCTGCCCAGGGTGATTCCCCGTGGCTGTCGTGCGCTGATCAACACACAGAGCTGGGAAATCCCGGCTATCTTCCGTTTCCTGCAGGAAAAGGGCAATATTGACGCCTTTGAACTGTATCGTACCTTCAACTGTGGTATTGGTATGGTGCTCTGTATTCCCGAGAGCCATCGGGAGCAAGCAATCAAACATCTGGAGGCATTGGGGGAAGAAAGCGTCATTATCGGCCATATTGAATCGGCTGACAGCGATACCGATCCTGTCGTTTTGCAATAA
- the purN gene encoding phosphoribosylglycinamide formyltransferase — protein MSEKPAASPKKRVVVLLSGNGSNLQALLDQEHNYSYHVVGVISNVPEAYGLERARQHKVAALGLDYKVFSSRGAFDQRLVEEVNRFEPDLVVLAGYMKILSPEFVEKFAGRLINVHPSLLPEYKGLGTYRRVLADKKTQHGCTVHFVTPELDSGTHIIQASLSIGPNDNEDSLKQRVQAMEHRIYPLAVHLITSGRLQLTGDKALLDDHPVDPLGYQLQENALELA, from the coding sequence GTGAGCGAGAAGCCAGCCGCAAGCCCAAAAAAGCGAGTTGTCGTTCTGCTATCAGGAAACGGCAGTAATCTTCAGGCACTTCTGGACCAGGAACATAACTACAGTTATCACGTTGTCGGGGTCATCAGCAACGTACCAGAGGCTTATGGGCTGGAAAGGGCCAGACAACACAAGGTTGCCGCACTCGGCCTGGACTACAAAGTCTTTTCATCCCGGGGCGCCTTTGATCAGCGACTGGTTGAAGAGGTTAACCGCTTTGAGCCGGACCTTGTGGTACTGGCCGGTTATATGAAAATTCTAAGCCCCGAATTTGTGGAGAAATTCGCTGGCAGACTGATCAATGTTCACCCATCCCTGTTACCGGAATACAAAGGCCTTGGCACCTACCGTCGGGTACTGGCTGATAAAAAAACCCAACATGGCTGCACGGTTCACTTTGTAACCCCCGAACTGGACAGTGGTACCCATATCATTCAGGCGTCACTGAGTATCGGACCCAACGATAATGAAGATAGCCTGAAACAGCGAGTGCAGGCCATGGAGCACCGGATTTATCCCCTTGCTGTGCACCTGATCACTTCCGGACGACTGCAGCTGACCGGTGATAAAGCGTTACTGGATGACCACCCTGTTGACCCGCTGGGCTACCAACTGCAGGAAAACGCCCTGGAACTGGCATGA
- a CDS encoding DUF3108 domain-containing protein, which translates to MINQVQSFFHRHRFHRHCFYHHRFHHYKVSMVSMKNSITTNYDQYSLLFLPVALVLTLLTEGNTSFAATSTNPTQQPEKVTAPPFTLKPYSATYKATIKGVPFGGSGERSLTKNADGTWTLEFSADAAFFGIKQTSHFTRKGSQLISSQYVQQRTGLGKKPTEYAAFDWSGNRVNWQQGDKQWSMNLKPATLDNLSYQLKLRMDLASANGQPLRYDIADDNRIYQRKFIIEGEEILKTDLGNLKTVRVNILRDSDQRATWIWFAKNHDYFLVKLLQEEKGTAYTIEIKEASIDGKPLKKKQTTTLPEQAEHP; encoded by the coding sequence ATGATCAATCAGGTTCAATCATTTTTTCATCGTCATCGTTTTCATCGCCACTGTTTTTATCACCACCGTTTTCATCACTACAAAGTGAGCATGGTGAGCATGAAAAACTCAATAACAACGAACTACGACCAGTACAGCCTGCTCTTTTTGCCAGTAGCACTGGTCCTGACGTTATTGACTGAGGGAAATACGAGTTTTGCCGCCACCAGCACAAACCCGACACAACAACCCGAAAAAGTGACCGCTCCGCCTTTCACCCTCAAACCCTATTCTGCAACCTACAAGGCAACCATCAAAGGTGTCCCCTTTGGTGGTTCCGGAGAACGATCCCTGACCAAAAATGCAGACGGCACCTGGACGCTTGAGTTCAGTGCCGATGCCGCTTTCTTTGGCATCAAACAGACCAGTCATTTTACCCGTAAAGGTTCACAGCTGATCTCCAGCCAGTACGTTCAACAAAGAACAGGCCTTGGCAAAAAACCAACGGAATATGCCGCCTTCGATTGGTCCGGCAACCGGGTTAACTGGCAACAGGGTGACAAGCAGTGGTCGATGAACCTGAAACCGGCAACGCTGGACAACCTGAGTTATCAGCTGAAACTGCGTATGGATCTGGCATCGGCCAATGGCCAACCGCTGAGATATGACATTGCTGATGATAATAGAATTTATCAACGCAAATTCATCATCGAAGGTGAAGAGATATTAAAGACTGACCTTGGCAACCTGAAAACCGTCAGAGTCAATATACTCAGAGACAGTGATCAACGGGCAACCTGGATCTGGTTTGCCAAAAACCATGATTATTTTCTCGTCAAGCTGCTGCAGGAAGAAAAAGGCACCGCCTACACCATTGAGATCAAAGAGGCTTCCATTGATGGTAAACCATTGAAGAAGAAGCAGACCACAACACTGCCTGAACAAGCTGAACACCCCTAA
- the gloA gene encoding lactoylglutathione lyase has translation MRFLHTMLRVGNLDRSIHFYTEILGMKLLRKHDNEQYQYTLAFVGYADESEQAVIELTYNWGTEHYDLGNAFGHVALGADDIYATCDAIRKAGGKITREPGPVLGGTTEIAFVEDPDGYKIELIQSRAASEGLNG, from the coding sequence ATGCGATTTCTTCACACCATGCTGCGTGTTGGTAACCTGGATCGATCCATCCACTTTTATACTGAAATTCTCGGTATGAAACTGCTGAGAAAACACGACAACGAACAGTATCAATATACCCTGGCGTTTGTTGGCTATGCCGATGAGTCTGAGCAGGCCGTGATTGAGCTGACCTACAACTGGGGAACCGAACACTATGACCTGGGTAATGCCTTTGGTCATGTTGCCCTGGGCGCTGATGATATTTATGCCACCTGTGACGCTATCCGTAAGGCCGGTGGAAAGATCACCCGTGAGCCCGGTCCGGTTCTCGGGGGGACCACTGAAATTGCCTTTGTAGAAGACCCGGATGGTTACAAAATCGAGCTGATTCAATCCAGGGCCGCTTCTGAAGGGCTTAATGGCTAA